AGCCAGAACAGCGTCAGGGCCGCGTGCGCGAGCCAGGCCACCGACTCGGCGGCGGCGAGCGTGGCACCGAGCACGGCGAGGCTTTGGGTGGCCACGCAGCGCAGGAACACGGTCCCGTGCCGCTCCCCGGCCGCCGCGACGAGCAGCACGGCCCAGAGCGGCGCGGCGAGCGCCAGCAGTGCCGCGGCCGGGCGCTGCAGGCCGGCCGCGGAGAAGCCGGCGCCGGTGACGCCGGTCGCGGCCACCCAGGTGTGCGCTGCCGCCGATGCCCTCCGCCAGGCCGGCCGGGGCAGCCGCAGCAGGGCGTGCGCGACCGCCCCCAGCCAGCCCGCGCAGGCCAGGGCGAGGGCGATCCGGGACAGGACCTCGTACCCCGTCGCGTCGAGACCGACCGACAACGTGCCGGTCGTCAGGGCGTACGTCGCCCACAAGGTGACAGACGGGGAGGGGTCGGACATAGCGCCGATGCTAGAGAGCGCCGCGCACAGGACGAGAGGGGCACGCGCGCGTGCCCCTCAAAAACGTCCGGGACTTCTCAGGCGGGCCGCAGCACGCTGTGGATCGCCGACTCGCCGTCGTAGTAGATCGACTCCTCGCGCACGTAGGTGCCGGGCTTCGGGGCGTGGATCATCATGCCGTTGCCGATGTACAGGCCCACGTGGGTGACGTCGTCGTAGAAGAAGACCAGGTCACCGGGCTGGGCCTGGGAGAGGGGGACCGTGGTGCCGGCGTTCACCTGGTCGTAGGTCGTGCGCGGCAGGGTCACCCCGGCGGCCTTCCACGCGGCCTGGGTGAGGCCGGAGCAGTCGTAGGAGCCGGGACCGACGGCGCCCCACACGTACGGCTTGCCGATCTGGGCGCGGGCGAAGGCGAGGGCCTTCTCGGCCTTGGTGGCGTACGAGGAGTCGGCCGGGGCGGCCGAGGAGGTGCCGGAGCCCGACGCCGGGGAGCCGCTCTCCTGCTGCTGGGGGGCCTGGTCCTGGGCCTGCTGCTGGGCGGCCTGCTCCCGGGCCAGTTCGGCGGCCTTGCGGGCGGCCTCCTGCTGCTTCTCCTTCTCGATCGCCGCCAGTCGCGCCTTCTCCTCGGCGGTCAGCTGCGACAGCAACCGGCGGGCGTCGGCGAGCTTCCGCTGGACGGTGGCCTTGGCGGTCTTCAGGTCGCTCTGGGACTCGGTGAGCGTCGTGAGGCTCTCCGTGGCCTCCTGGCGCTTCTTCATCGTCTCGGACTGCTGGGTGACGTAGTCGTCGACCGCGACCTTCTGACGGCCGGTCATCCGGTCCATCAGCTGCGTCTGGTCGAAGTAGTCCTGCGGGGTGTCCGCGAGCAGGAACGTCGCCGTGTCCGGGGCGGAGGCGCCGGTGCGGTACTGGGCGGCGGCGAAGGAACCCAGCTCCTCCCGCGCCGCGTTGAGCTTCTGGGTGCGCTGGGCGACGTCGTCGAGGAGGGTGTCGACGCGCTTGCGCTGCTTCGCGGTCTTCTCCTTGGCCGCGTTGTACTTGTCGGTCGCCGACTCGGCCTGGCGGTACAGGTCGCCGACCTTCTTCTCGACTTCCTCCAGGCTGGGCTTCTCGTCGGCCTCGGGGGCTGCGTTGGCCGACTGGGACAGCAGGGCCACGGAGGTGAGGGCCGCCGTTGCGAGGGCGGGGGTCCGTATGCCTGCCATGCGCGTACCCGTAGGACGCGACTTGCGGTGCGACGCCAAGGGAGGCGACTCCTTCCATGCTCCGCCTACCGGGTTAGCTGTCGGGTTCGGGCGGGTATCTCGGAAGGGTTGCCCTACGGCCTGCTCCGCTAGGGGAGTCGGGCCGATTCACCCCAAGGTCTCGGTGGGTCCCCGGCTCCGGCTGCTCGGCGGCGCGCCGGACTCGGCGGAGGCCGCGCGGCCCGGCGACGTTCGCCGGTGGGGGTCATGCGGCCCGTTCGCACCGTAGCCAACTCGTGTGGCTCCTGTGAAGGTTGATGGGTGATATGCCCGATACATTTTCGTGACCTTATTCATGAGCGTCGCCGAGAGTGAGCGATCAAGGGGGATTGGTCACGAGTTATCCGCGATTGTGGTGCCGTCGCGGGGTGTGATCACGCCGCGCTGGAGGGTGACAACGCGCCGCCGGGCGGTCGGCGGGGACCCGTGGCGGGGCGATGTTCTCAGGGCGGCGGCGGGCTGTCAGTGGGGCGCCCTAGACTCGGAGAGCGATGAGCAGCCTCTTTGACGACAGCTTCCTGGCGGACCTCCAGGCCCAGCGGGGCCCCGCGGACGAGCCCCCGCCGCCGCCCGAGGACGATCACGCTCCGGAGTCGATTCCGGACGATCTGTTCGGCGGGAAGTTCGACGTGCCGCCGGACCGGGACGCCTACTACCGCGACGGCGCCCCACGCCCGGTCGTGGACACGGCCGCCCTCCTGGAGGGGCTGAACGACAACCAGCGCGCCGCCGTCGTCCACTCCGGCTCCCCGCTGCTCATCGTGGCCGGCGCCGGCTCCGGCAAGACCCGTGTGCTCACGCACCGCATCGCCCACCTGCTCGCCGAGCGCGGCGTGCACCCGGGCCAGATCCTCGCGATCACCTTCACCAACAAGGCCGCCGGCGAGATGAAGGAGCGCGTCGAGCAGCTCGTCGGCCCGCGCGCCAACGCCATGTGGGTGATGACCTTCCACAGCGCGTGCGTGCGCATCCTGCGCCGGGAGAGCAAGAAGCTCGGCTTCACGTCCTCGTTCTCGATCTACGACGCCGCCGACTCCAAGCGCCTGATGGCCCTGGTCTGCCGCGACCTGGACCTCGACCCCAAGCGCTTCCCGCCCAAGTCCTTCAGCGCCAAGATCAGCAACCTGAAGAACGAGCTGATCGACGAGGAGGACTTCGCCGCCCAGGCATCCGACGGCTTCGAGAAGACCCTCGCCCAGGCCTACGCGATGTACCAGTCGCGGCTGCGCGAGGCGAACGCCCTCGACTTCGACGACCTGATCATGACGACGGTCAACCTGCTCCGCGCCTTCCCGGACGTCGCCGAGCACTACCGCCGCCGCTTCCGGCACGTGCTGGTCGACGAGTACCAGGACACCAACCACGCCCAGTACGCCCTGGTCCGCGAGCTGGTCGGCACCACCGAGCACCCTGTCGACGTGCCGCCCGAGGCCGAGATCCCGCCCGCCGAGCTGTGCGTGGTGGGTGACGCCGACCAGTCGATCTACGCCTTCCGCGGCGCGACGATCCGCAACATCCTC
This genomic stretch from Streptomyces sp. Go-475 harbors:
- a CDS encoding C40 family peptidase, producing MASHRKSRPTGTRMAGIRTPALATAALTSVALLSQSANAAPEADEKPSLEEVEKKVGDLYRQAESATDKYNAAKEKTAKQRKRVDTLLDDVAQRTQKLNAAREELGSFAAAQYRTGASAPDTATFLLADTPQDYFDQTQLMDRMTGRQKVAVDDYVTQQSETMKKRQEATESLTTLTESQSDLKTAKATVQRKLADARRLLSQLTAEEKARLAAIEKEKQQEAARKAAELAREQAAQQQAQDQAPQQQESGSPASGSGTSSAAPADSSYATKAEKALAFARAQIGKPYVWGAVGPGSYDCSGLTQAAWKAAGVTLPRTTYDQVNAGTTVPLSQAQPGDLVFFYDDVTHVGLYIGNGMMIHAPKPGTYVREESIYYDGESAIHSVLRPA